Proteins co-encoded in one Sporosarcina sp. FSL K6-1522 genomic window:
- a CDS encoding bifunctional oligoribonuclease/PAP phosphatase NrnA — protein sequence MRRQIIDTIEKYNRIIIHRHVRPDPDAYGSQMGLKELLQANYPEKEVYAAGTHEESLTYLAVPDQVDRLLYEGALVIITDTGNTERIDGEHYMAGDLRIKIDHHPDADPYGDVKWVDTTSSSTSEMIYSLFEEGQEHDGWKMTTAAARLLFAGIVGDTGRFMFPSTTEQTFEVASNLIKFDFDRSELFAGMYEVKRELLHLKGYIYQHFTMDENGAAFVKIDKAILEQFGVTASDTSQLVGALGDVNGICAWTIFIEEEDQIRVRLRSKGPVINQLAAEFGGGGHPLASGASVHSWEEADEVIAKLKQLCM from the coding sequence ATGAGAAGACAAATCATCGACACAATTGAAAAATACAATCGGATTATTATTCATCGACATGTAAGGCCTGATCCAGATGCATATGGCTCCCAAATGGGGCTAAAAGAATTGTTGCAAGCAAATTATCCAGAGAAGGAAGTATATGCAGCGGGTACGCACGAAGAATCACTTACATATTTGGCTGTTCCAGATCAAGTTGACCGTTTACTTTACGAAGGGGCACTGGTCATTATTACGGATACAGGAAATACGGAACGTATCGATGGTGAGCATTATATGGCAGGCGATTTACGCATTAAAATCGATCATCACCCTGATGCGGACCCATACGGTGACGTGAAATGGGTAGATACGACCTCGAGTTCCACTTCAGAAATGATTTATTCTCTATTTGAAGAGGGGCAGGAGCATGATGGTTGGAAGATGACGACAGCTGCTGCAAGATTATTATTTGCAGGAATTGTCGGTGATACGGGGCGTTTCATGTTCCCAAGTACGACAGAGCAGACATTTGAAGTGGCGAGTAATTTGATTAAATTTGACTTTGATCGCTCGGAACTGTTTGCAGGTATGTATGAAGTGAAACGGGAATTGCTTCATCTTAAGGGATATATTTATCAGCACTTTACGATGGATGAAAATGGAGCTGCCTTTGTTAAAATCGATAAAGCAATACTGGAACAATTTGGTGTAACGGCTTCTGATACATCTCAACTTGTTGGTGCATTGGGAGACGTCAATGGGATTTGTGCCTGGACGATTTTTATCGAAGAAGAGGATCAAATCCGTGTAAGACTGCGTTCGAAAGGACCGGTTATTAACCAATTGGCCGCTGAATTTGGAGGCGGAGGGCATCCACTCGCCTCAGGGGCATCTGTGCATTCGTGGGAAGAGGCGGATGAGGTTATTGCGAAGTTAAAACAATTATGTATGTAA
- a CDS encoding YtpI family protein: MNVLNLIFVFFIIASGVFYLYFKTRQFRTRYVFPIRKKMYASMAGSSLGGLLLFFGLNQLLLFKDVATYVIAAVFILLGAFVLIFNYRAYKHYRRFVDEETTLNED, from the coding sequence GTGAACGTGTTAAACCTTATTTTCGTCTTTTTCATCATCGCTTCTGGGGTCTTTTATTTATATTTTAAAACTCGCCAGTTCCGTACTCGCTACGTATTCCCGATTCGTAAAAAAATGTACGCCAGCATGGCCGGCTCGTCTCTTGGTGGTTTGCTGTTGTTTTTCGGACTCAATCAGCTACTCCTATTTAAAGATGTCGCGACCTACGTGATTGCGGCCGTATTTATTTTACTCGGCGCATTCGTACTGATTTTTAATTATCGTGCTTATAAACATTATAGACGTTTTGTTGATGAAGAAACGACTCTGAACGAAGACTGA
- a CDS encoding DRTGG domain-containing protein: protein MSTKHELILRYIEGLAVGEKISVRQVAKALSVSDGTAYRAIKEAENQKLVNTIERVGTIRIEKKKKENIERLTYAEVINIVDGLVLGGRGGLHKTLTKFVIGAMQLDDMMRYIDAGSLLIVGNRLKAHETALLAGAAVLVTGGFDATDEVKKLADELELPVISTSYDTFTVATMLNRAIYDQLIEKEILLVEDILTPLSETITLSTKDQVAHFNEVNAQTAHSGYPVIEKSGKLVGIITSRDAVGKSDTELISKVMTQRLITVTGKTSVASAGHSMIWEGIDLLPVVTDSGALEGIISRQDVLKALQSAQRQPQQGETIDDIVKKQMKVVEGPPQSIEFTVIPQMTNQFGSLSYGALTTLLTEAGNRVIKTHKRGESVPENMTLYFIKHVQLGSIVTVEPRILHMSRRFVKVDFDIFTEGELVAKAMFMYQMFER, encoded by the coding sequence ATGTCGACTAAACATGAATTGATATTACGATATATCGAAGGACTTGCTGTCGGTGAGAAAATATCGGTTCGCCAAGTTGCGAAGGCACTGTCTGTCAGCGATGGGACAGCTTATCGGGCTATTAAGGAAGCGGAAAATCAGAAACTTGTTAATACGATTGAACGTGTTGGTACAATTAGAATTGAAAAAAAGAAAAAAGAGAATATTGAACGATTGACGTATGCAGAAGTGATTAATATTGTCGATGGGCTTGTCCTTGGCGGTCGTGGCGGTTTGCATAAAACCTTGACGAAGTTTGTCATAGGGGCTATGCAGCTTGATGATATGATGCGTTACATTGACGCCGGCAGTCTACTGATTGTTGGAAATAGGCTAAAAGCGCATGAAACGGCGTTGTTGGCTGGAGCGGCTGTCCTCGTGACAGGTGGTTTTGATGCAACGGATGAGGTTAAAAAATTAGCAGATGAACTGGAGTTGCCGGTCATTTCAACGAGCTATGATACATTTACAGTTGCGACGATGTTGAATCGGGCTATCTATGACCAGCTGATTGAAAAGGAAATTTTGCTTGTTGAAGATATTTTGACGCCTTTATCGGAAACAATCACTTTGTCTACGAAAGATCAAGTTGCTCATTTCAATGAGGTAAATGCCCAAACAGCGCATTCTGGATATCCTGTTATTGAGAAAAGTGGGAAACTTGTAGGGATTATCACTTCGCGTGATGCGGTTGGCAAGTCCGATACAGAACTGATTTCAAAGGTTATGACCCAACGATTAATTACCGTCACAGGGAAAACGAGTGTTGCATCAGCGGGTCATAGCATGATTTGGGAAGGCATAGATCTATTACCGGTTGTGACAGATTCAGGGGCGTTAGAGGGCATTATTAGCCGGCAAGACGTATTAAAAGCGTTACAGTCGGCTCAACGTCAACCGCAACAAGGGGAAACGATTGATGACATTGTTAAAAAGCAAATGAAAGTTGTTGAAGGCCCGCCACAATCCATTGAATTCACGGTTATCCCTCAAATGACGAATCAGTTTGGGTCCTTATCGTATGGTGCTCTGACAACATTGCTGACAGAGGCGGGTAATCGGGTTATTAAAACGCATAAACGCGGTGAAAGTGTCCCGGAAAATATGACATTATATTTTATCAAACATGTTCAGCTAGGGAGTATTGTCACCGTAGAACCTCGTATTTTACATATGAGTCGTCGTTTTGTAAAAGTCGATTTCGATATTTTCACAGAAGGCGAACTCGTCGCCAAAGCGATGTTCATGTATCAAATGTTTGAGAGGTAG
- a CDS encoding metal-dependent hydrolase has product MQISYHGHSIVKIQTGKTTILIDPFITGNKLTDLVAVDEKPDVILLTHGHNDHVGDTVAIAKECDALVVAPNELAIYLGWQGVRTHGMNIGGSCQFDFGTVKYTQAFHSSSYTTDEQEIIYTGMPAGILLTAEGKTIYHAGDTSLFGDMELIGKRHAIDVAFVPIGDNFTMGPEDAAYAVELLKPSLTVPVHFNTFPPIEQDPETFKALVEKYEVKIMAAGDTLEL; this is encoded by the coding sequence ATGCAAATTTCATATCATGGACATTCTATCGTCAAAATACAAACAGGAAAGACAACGATTTTAATTGACCCATTTATAACGGGTAATAAGCTAACGGATTTAGTGGCGGTAGATGAAAAGCCGGACGTTATTTTATTGACACATGGTCATAATGATCATGTAGGAGACACGGTAGCGATTGCAAAGGAATGTGACGCACTTGTCGTTGCACCTAATGAGCTTGCGATTTATTTAGGCTGGCAAGGAGTCAGAACGCATGGAATGAATATTGGGGGTTCATGTCAATTTGATTTTGGAACGGTGAAATATACACAAGCATTCCATAGTTCATCATATACGACGGATGAGCAAGAGATTATTTATACGGGGATGCCAGCAGGGATTTTACTGACTGCTGAAGGGAAAACAATCTATCATGCAGGGGACACGTCGTTATTTGGTGATATGGAGCTGATTGGAAAGCGTCATGCGATTGATGTTGCCTTTGTTCCGATTGGCGATAATTTTACGATGGGACCAGAAGATGCCGCATATGCGGTTGAATTGCTTAAACCGAGCTTAACTGTACCAGTGCATTTTAATACATTTCCACCGATTGAACAGGATCCAGAAACGTTTAAAGCACTTGTCGAAAAATATGAAGTGAAGATTATGGCGGCAGGAGATACATTGGAATTATAA